TTCTAATGAAAGAaatcttggtatcatttttgattactccttttcttattccacccacataaaccacattaagaagcTTTGGTACTTTCATCTCCAAACATGTcctatgtttgctcattcctccccttttctaatgctgaaaaacttgtccatgcttttatcacatcccgcatcgattattgtaactccctactggcaagTGTTCCTTCTAATCTTCtttcacagctccagctgattcaaaattctgctgcaagagtccttacacgaaccagcaacagcgagcacataacacccatcctgcttcaccttcactggcttccagtgtcttacaggattgaatgtaaaattctgttattagcctacaaagctttaaatggccttgaaccagactacatcagtgaccttctccattgcTCTGCTCCTCTTTGCCTACTAAGGTCCACTGATTCTGGgagtcttgttgtgccccacactaacctgcactctataggtgacagggccttcagctgtatagcaccctgACTTTTGACTGACCTCCCTagattaattagatcagctgactccattcattccattaaaaaacaacttaaaactcatctgtttaacttaacctcacactctgccccttctttcagtttacctctctgtccagaaactcaggataatttgtgtgtgtgtgttgtatcaCAAATGACTTTATGTGTTCacacttttcttttagtattgaatttagtattttactctggtttattgtcttttattctatgtaatgcTTTGTATCTCCTGCATTTATCCTATGCAGAAACATTTGTACCCAATGTTACATGTACCCTGCTGTTCAAAAAAGTgtcttgagcatggaaaaggtgctatttaaataaaatgtattattattattattaagggagaATCACGTACTCAAGAATATCATTTGAAATTGTGGGGAAGTGCATTTCAAACTGAAGCCATAAAGCATAAAACTCaatacgcaaagagttgtgggactctggaacaatctACGAAGACTTGTAGTTGAAGGAGAAAcgttgacaacctttaagaagagtctggatgagatattgggacagtttagctaaaGAAATGGGTttgaaggactgaatggtctcctcgcttttgtcaaatttcttatgtttcttaagtTTCTTTGcaagtttttttcccccattttgcttattttcttcCTAAAAGCTCTGTAAATCATCTTAAAAATCTTTAGTTAATCTCACAAGTGTCCTGTGAGTTTGCTCTGCTAGCTTCTTTGCTCTCTTGgcaaactgtttttttaatgtcacattttgtTTCAGAAATCCTAAGTACCAATTCACCAAActtgaaattttaattaatagaCTTGACCCTGCTCCCAGCAAGCATTTTCTCATGGGTCTATCTCCAGATccaatttgtcatttacagtatattgcccTGCTTTACCAGACACCTTCCTCCATGTGTTCTGACACTACCCTGTTGTCTTCTCTTTCAGTTTATAAGTAGGCCAGTTTCTGTCTGTAAACATTGGTCTTAACTGTTCAAATTCTGCTTCTGTTGGACCTTACAAGGCTTTCTCCCAACAATGTTAACAGTGTTGTTTTGGCACTGCAGTGGCTAAATTGCTTATTACCTGTGAATAGAAATCTCCCAAGCTTCTTTCTTTGGTAGTTGGtgatctttcttttttaatctaattCTTTTGGAACTGTCTACGTCTCAGATTAATGGAACATTGTTAGAATCCATTAAGAATTGGTCTAACTCAGTTTCAACAATGAAAATTCTTATTATTTGGGTACCATTGACATCACAGCTACAGCCCACCTAGGATCATTTTGTCATGTGCTTGATACTTTTTGGCCTATGCATTTACTTCCCCTCCATCTAagtattttgttgattttgacTCTTGATTCTAGAGGGAGTGGGCTGGGTGCTGTATGGGGTACAtagttttttccagttttcaacaGACCTTTTTAATGTGTGTCTTAAATTCCTTGATTCAATAAGAAATgatcacaaaatgaaaatggtgttTATTGCACTTTTCTCACATTGGAGGTGTCAATGTTGATTTGATACAGTACTTGGTTTCCATCTTtatatgacaccttttataaagtaaacatcacaatacACTAAAGCATTTGACCTAATTCTCAACTACACCAGTGCATATTTTGTGGGTTAACCTTCACACAATTAATTGGCCAGAAATTAATGAAAGGTACATTTTAATATGGAAAAGATTTATTGTATattctaaacatgcagaaaatTCAATTAATTTCACATAATAAATGCACAGTAGTGTGAACAAGTTCtcatatattaattttttctgACTAAACACTTATCCAAGTATGTATGTCTATTTCCAaacatttcactttttaaattgtatgcaTTGTTGTTATGCTCAAGCATGTGCAGTATACTTGTAAATCATACTGTAGCACTCCAGCTAAGTTTAACTCTATTCTGTatatatttctaaattaaaaaaactatcatattatttttaagttgatctttatatatatatgggaaaagtgatgtggaaaatgtgacattttgctgtACGAATTAAAGAGGTACAGGGGTCACTTCTTTTTGTTGGTTGAGGATCCTTTGCCCATGAGGAAATCTCGTGTGTTCCTTTCTGGCTTCAACAGGATTACATAGCATTTGGGGAAGAAGATGCAGCCCAGAAGACCGGCACTTGATGAAAGAATCGCAAATATCTCTACCGCAACCGTGTATTTGCCACGTGTGCTGAGATAGGAAGGAATAAAGGACAGCCACACAATAACAAACACCAACAtactaaatgtaatgaattttgccTCATTGAAACTGTTTGGAAGCTTCcgtgccagaaatgcaattacAAAACTAACAATGGCAAGGATACCCATATATCCCATCATACACCAAAATGCAAGGGATGACCCTTCATTGCACTCTAGAATAATTTTTCCAACCTGGGAGTTCATATTGTTTTGTGGGAATGGTGGTGCATACCCAAGCCATAAGGCACAAATGCCAGCCTGTATTAAGGTGCCCAAACAAGCAATGGTATTGGGCAGTCGAGAGCCCACCCATCTGTGTAGATTGCTGCCTGGTTTGGAGGCTTTGAAGGCAATTATTACCATGATTGTTTTGGCCAGTACACAAGAGACACTGAGGGCAAATATGATGGCAAACATGGTCTGACGCAGGATACAGGATGCTGATGATGGTTTACCGATGAAGATTAAAGAGCAGAGTGGGCACAGAGTGAGTGCACACAGTAGCACATAACTGAGCTGTCGATTGTTCGCTTTTACAATGGGTGTGTGGCGGTACCAAAGGAAGAGTCCTAGAATTGATTTGGGTACCACTGAGATGACAATAGAGAGGACAGCAAGAACTATGCCTAAAGGCTCACTGTAGGACAGGAATTCAACCATCTTGGGAACACAAATATCACGTCGCTCATTGGGCCATTGGTCATCTGGACAAGGCAGACATTCAGTAGAGTctaaaatttaaagagaaaagaaagtctGAAATGTCTCCCTCCAGTGCATATTCATTCTTAAGTTTATCATTATTATGGTACTGACTTTCTAATCTTGTGATATCTATAAAAACACTGACTCATTATTCATCTGATAAGGTAATCTTAGCAATATTTTCTCAAAAAAGAGGAAGACTAATTCTCACTGTGAATACTTGGTCTTTGGACCAATTTCTGTTATTCAACCAACAGAGGGAGGAATCTAGCTGTGCAtgcacaattttttaaataattaaattgctaaacttaatttgaaaattCAATAGCACACAATTCTCTTCACAGCCCTGTACAGTGCTTTGCTTTGGCAAGTCTGTCATAAAACACAGAGGCAATATAGCCCTCTCCCAGAGTCTTGTTTTTTGCCACTTCTCACAAGCTGGAGATTAAATGAGAAATATCTTGTCAAATTTTCATGTATGGTCAATTGAAAAGAGACTCCTTGGTCACAATATTATaacataaagaagaatgaaaaacCAGTACTTTTCAAAACACATAACCTGCCTAGACTGTAGCTAACGCTTTTACAAGTATACATCACGTTGAAACTGTCAGATGATAAGTGTAAAAGTAACATACTTCAATGATCAATACATGCtgcaaatttttcatttttgtgttagaATAGGAAACTGACTGCACTGATAATTGGTTTGTGAGTGACTTCAACTCATCGTTACTCTAGATTGTTACAagttttgttaaaaatgaaatgtttagccCGCCTCTGAAACAGACATAGGTACTAAGCTTTACAGTATATGGCACCATATGGCAGATAATGTTCATCCTTGTAGCTCTCAGTGTTTTCGTTTTGGTGTTTGAATACCTCATGACTTGTcaacatttgttaaaaataatcattttatgcaTTAATTATTCTTAATACAACTGCACAATGTTTCTTGCATGTGATAGCTCAGTTGAATTTATTATTCAAGGTCTTGGAGATGGTTGTGATTTCATTTTGCTGTTGCCTTAGACCACAGTTTTTCTTCTATGAATGTCAAGgtctattttggttttgttaaaaatgaaatgtttagccCACCTCTGAAACAGACATAGGTATTAAGCTTTACAGTATATGGCACCATATGGCAGATAATGTTCATCCTTGTAGCTCTCAGTGTTTTCGTTTTGGTGTTTGAATACCTCATGACTTGTcaacatttgttaaaaataatcattttatgcaTTAATTATTCTTAATACAACTGCACAATGTTTCTTGCATGTGATAGCTCAGTTGAATTTATTATTCAAGGTCTTGGAGATGGTTGTGATTTCATTTTGCTGTTGCCCTAGACCACAGTTTTTCTTCTATGAATGTCAGGGTCTATTTTGTATTCTAAAAAAACTTTCATTCTTTTCCACATTTAACCTTGACTGCATTTAGAGTAATTACgtaatgaataaatataattatgaaCTTTTTCAGCCACTCCTATATATGATTTTGTAGATTTGAATTAAAATAACTTTGTAGagaatttccttttttcttctacCATATAAAATACTACATTCTTAAAGAGACAGCTTTACGTTTGAGAATAGCCATTTAGTTATGGGCAATTTCTGACTGTTAAATTTGTTAAAACATTGTGATAAGTATTCTTGATCTATAGAAGGGATTTTATGTATTCTATGCCCTATATCCCTCCCTAAATACTAGCAGGCAAAGTGAATTTCCATGGAAATCCAGTAGATGCTGCCATGTACTCTGTTTCTTTTCATGCTTCTCATTTGTGCCAGAATGCATTGTTTAGCATAATCAATGCATAGTACTGCATCTCAGGTAGAGGATTTCACAAGAATGCAACTACTTCCTTAAAAAAATATTGGTAATTACATAAAAGTAAGTAAAAGACTTAAAAGTAAAAAGTGCTTATTCACAGAGGCACTGAAACGACTGTTAGGTGAAAGGAAATTGTGATAAGTGGAGATTAAAGGAGGGCAGTAGTGGTTAGTGTAGCAGTTATTTCCTCACAGTAGCAGAAGAATGAATTTGAATCCTGTCTTTTTCACAGTCTTTGTGGAATTTGAAGATTCTCCTTGTGGCTGCATGGATTTTTCTCTTAAGTCCACCAACCCCCCCCATAACACTACACCCTATTTATCTGTATAGATTTTAAATAGTCAGAAAAGGTACTAGCTGCTCCCTACATTAATCAATTTGTaaattatcaaatattttaaaaatatgctttaatAAACTGTAGTGCTTAGAACCATGCTTCTTCAATCTCTTAAACCAGTTTTTAGATTATTATACTTTGAGTAgctcaaaatgtggaaatattttaataGTTCTTTTTAATAATTGGTTCTTTGAGCTCTCTGCAAATAGTAGATCAATAAATTACAGTGTTTTGTGTTGATTTTGTGCATGGTGAATACTGAATAGGATAACCCTTAACAACATTTCGCAGCACAATGTCCATAGCTCGTAGCAAGCATAAAAGATACACTTGAAAAAACACTAGCCGTCTGTGGACTGATTAATTCATCAGTATATTTTTGTTGTATGTTGAGCCTTTAACTGTATACACTATTTCAATGTGCTTTAGAAGTTTAAAAAAGGTTCAATAGCAAATACAAAAGTTTTACCGTTTGTAGACACCAATAGCCAGGAAGTATAGCTTGCAGTATAACACTGTGATTAACAAGGAAGTATCTTTCAAAAGACACTACAGCAATTTCTATGATTTTAAGTTTAAAGTTGACGGCATTGATCGATCTCTGTAACATATAATATTTGGCCTTGCCCAATGGGAATGGCCGGCAGATAGTGAGTGGCCCAGATGATGGACTGGTGCGGAAAACCCAGTACTAAATAATTTTTAGACAACCCGAGACTGGGTTGGAGAATAGAAGAGCAAGCCCACACTGTAATCCATATGTTGAACTTTAGTGACATTTCCAAAATGGCCCGATGGATGGGTATGTGTAAGGATGAGCAGTGCAATGGACTCATTCTATACATGGTTGGTTCCAGTCTTGAACCCAGTACTGCTATTTACCATGTGCTACTACTATTTCCTAtctgtattgtattatttagGTCATATTAAATAATACTGCTATTTATTAAGTAGCTACTGCTATTTACTATGTATcactatttaatatatattgtaactAAGTGATATTACCTTTATGACTGGAGATCTCTCCCTCAGAACATGGGATGCAGTCAAAGCAGCAAATAGGTTGCCCTTGCCTTGTTGCTTTACGCCATCCAGGGAGACAGCTTTCGCTACAAACAGAAAGTGGGACctagccataaaaaaaaaaagtaaaataaaaaacggtAACAGAAATATGGTAAAAACTacagagaaaaaatataattcaaacaAATGTTTCTAAAAAAACATTGGATACAGCAGCATAGCTCAAACCTGTTTCTTCTCTCCTGGCCAGAGGATAGCACTGTCTATCAGGACAAGTTCTTTCCCAGGAGGTGCACTGGAATTATAGCTGCCCACTTTAATATACTGAATGTCTCCACTGGTGGTAGGTTTCCAGTTCACAATATCATACAGAGCAGGGGGGTCTCCATTTTCATCAAAATATATCTCTTCTCCTGCCCAAGTCCTGAAGTGAACATTCTTCATATAGTGGAGAATCTGTCAGTTTGAAAGGTAAGCATGAATAAGTATGAcctctttgtttaatttttgcaatGAATGATTATCTTTATGATCCTCATGAGGAAATTCACTTGCTAGAGTggcaacataaaaaagaaaagtgcatACAGACATAGAGTAAAGCAGTACATACAGGTACACAGCAACACACACAAATGCATGACTGAAACGTAAACAATCTGCCCAGAATACAATGAATGTAATCTAATCGCTCACTACAAGAATGATGGAATGCAAAATTATCTGTGTGAAGAATCCTGTCCTCAGCCTTGGTACAGTGGGATCAGGAGGTTCTATTTTGGGAGTGACTGATGGAAATAAGGTTCATCTTTCTACTTCTTCCATCAATCTCATTTGTCCACCTAATCAGAGAGGTGATTAGtctcaaaataaataagtcatTTTGTGCATTAAGGAATGTTTTATGGGTAGTTGCTATCAGTTATATTTATCCATCCTTTTGTAATGTAGCCCTCAAAGGTATTTTTGTATGGCCTACTCTGACCACTCTTGGTTATCTGACTTTTTAGCTGGGTGTGGGGAGACAGGAAATGAGCATTTCAGCGTCCCTAAAGAAATATAGTCCCGGTACCAATTGTCAGTTATAACTAACTTGATTAATACATATAATGCAAATATGGCAGTAGGAATTTTATAGTTCTTAATTCTAAGTCATGGTCTTAAGTTTCTTTTTAATTCCTGCATTCATTTTagttcagaggtttcattttaggCTTTCATTTCAGGGATAATTATGATGGTGTAATTGTATTAGGCACTAGTTTTTAGAGTACTTGATTTGCTAGGTTTAACAAATTCTGTACTAAGTTGCATTTGTTTTTCTGGGGTCTCGTGCTTGCTATATATATTTAGCAGCtccatgtattaaaaaataaccttCAAACACAATTACCACTATTGGTTATATTCAAAACTTGCTTATGactgcttattttttttctaaatactgtGGTTCCTTCTCGTATCTGAAAAGATGCACAGGTTAGGTTGAGAGGGAAAAGTGATAATGGCGTAATATAAATGTGTATTAGCACATTAATGGGAAATTAATGTAATGATTGTGGGCATTCAGTTGACTGTTAATATTTTATGACATGTACAAGAGAGACCAACAGTCACCTGTACTCACTATGTCCTGTGGGCAAAGGTCTAAGGCTACATCCACAATACTACTTTTTTATTCATCAACAGCATTTTCAAATGAAACCAATCTctatctactcttgcattttcacattgtttattggacactctctctctctctctctctctctctctctctctctctctctctctctctctctctctctctctctctctctctctctctctctctatatatatatatataagaaagaaaagatcacacattttataatcttatatatatatataatatatatatataaaaaagaaaagatcacACATTTTATGGCCATTGCAAATGAGCATTGATTTCTTCAGCTACACCACAGTGGGTTCAAATATTCAGTATTCATTTTTACACCAAAATTGTTGAGTCTAACAATGGGGAGTCAAGAATAACTACAGTGAGCGCCACTATAATGCAATAGATATTATGGAAACTCTTAGGCTTATGAGCTTCCCCTGTAACTCACAGGTCTTCTTGCAAAGTTCAGTTAGTCTAAAATTAATGGTAACAAGAAGAGTAGGCAAATATGGATTTTTAGATTAACATCTTTGAAGgtaaaaaacaacacatttgtcTTAACCATACTAAGCTCAGACTGTTTTGCTTTACCTGCCAGGGTTCAAAATTTTTAATGTATGCACAGGATCCTCCAACAAAGGGCCCTTTGTCAGGCTGACAATTATAGAGATTTTGAAGAGCGTATGCCACAGCATAGACTGCATTATAGGTGTTGTAAGTCATCCGTAGGTTAGATACATCCAAGAAGGTGTTTTCCAGCTTTCCTAGTTCTTCCTTTCCTGTGCATGACAGGGTACTATTTTCAGTTTCTGGAAGAATATCTTGATTCTTCCATCTGCACTTAAAAGCTTCTTCCCAGAAAATCCTGAGGTATATATCATTAGGAGACTTTAAAGGATGGAGACCtagaagatattttttaaaaccagGAATTTCCCCTCTGTGGATGGCAAATCCAACACTTCCTGTTAGCATTGTGAAAACTTGATTTTTTGAAAGTGCTGAAGATGTGGACCATGCTTCACTTGCAATCCAGATCTTCTCATTGATGTTTTGTTTGTCAATTTCCATCATAATGGGATATAAATAAGTCTCCCAGGAGAAAACGACCACAACTTTAGCAGTAGATGTCTTAATGACCTCAACAATACGGTGTGTATGACTCTCTGAATATAAAATTGGAACCTTCTCTAGGAATTCAATACAGATCCCCAATTTTTGAGCTTCTTGCTTAAAGATTGTAGATAAACCTTGTCCATAGTCATCTTCATCAGCCAATACACCTACCCAAGACCAGCCAAAGTGTTTAACTAGCTGGGCTAAGCCCAGTGACTGAATCATGTCATTTGGAATTGTTCGGAAAAATGTAGGGAAATTATGTCTGTTGGCTAGAGACATGGCTGAAGAGAAGTAGCTTATCTGCAAAAGAATTTGAGTTAAATAATTAGTCTTGAGTTTATATAGAACATTGTAGAGAGAACAGTGTTTAGCTGTTGGAGCAtcatctccattttttttatcacaCTATATGCTGAATCTCAGAAtattctttttacatttaaaagaacaTCTGCTGTGCCAAAaagattttttcccatttcagttTGTTTCTAAACAACTTGAAACATAAGGGAttatcacaaaaaacaaaatcagacctGCCACGCAAATTTCTCTGTGCTCTGATTGCATTCTTAGATTAGCGCAAGTAAAGCTTCATAGTCCAAATGTATTAATAATGAAGTCAACAGCAATAACAGTGCTCACTTGATACACAGTATGAAAATTGTTTATGTTAAGGAGACTAAAAATGTCTGGGTTATGGCTGAGTTAATGTGTCAGAGTTCTCATTAGTGAAATCTCAAAACAAAATGTAGAGAATATGGCAAGATTTGTCTGGAATCAAATCGAAAGCTAAACATTTTCTGAGTTAATGATGATAGAGTGAGAAGATGCCATTCAGATTCACAAAGCATCCTGGAAAAGCTTATTTGATAGCTTACCTAACCCTACAAAGTCAAGACCCAGGTTCCTCCCTGAAATGCACCaccataaaaaggaaaacaaataccATAATGCAAATTAACTggattcaaaagaaaatatgagggacgttcaaaaagttttcacactttcatcttttcattggaaatggtgaaggcgtgtggagtagtaattgggcattaaaaagttcatacaacgctgggaaaattgcattgcaaacgaaggtgactatgtattaaagtgatgtaatttgtttttgaaattcttaataaacagagtttaaaaaaaaaaagtgtggaaactttttgaacgtccctcataaaTGAATTCACCAAAATGCAAAAAAGCTACTagaacaaatagatagatagatagatagatagatagatagatagatagatagatagatagatagatagatagatagatagatagatagatagatactttattaatcccaatgggaaattcacaacagtaGGAgcattctaaaaaaaataatgtggtaTTTGCGCCAACATAGAATGTAATGGTTAAAAGTTCTGACTATAAAGGCTAAGTGGGTTGGTGATTCTACTTTGACCCTATGTGAGGGAATCTGTGTTTGCATGTGCATGCATCAGTGTGTCTTATACTGGCACCATCCCGGATTATGAATGtactgagtttgagaatgttatattaattTGGGCCGCATGTATTCCACTGCTGTATGTACTTatccatttcttttaatattttctctgacaaaaattaaattaatcctGCTTTTCCTCCATGCTTGAGAAAAAATCTTTTCTGGGTTCTGGGGATAATTTTACATGCTTATATATAATTGATAAACTTAAAAGAACATGCTTATATATAATTGATAAACTTAAAAGAGtaaatttggaattaaaatggaATTTGCTCATTCTTACCATGTCTGAATAGAATATTCTATATGAACTTTAGTTTTCAACAAGGACCACTCTGCATTGCTCCAGTatgagtgtgtcctgtaatggactgtcCTACACCAGATCAACAaccataaattggattaagtgaatgATGTCAATATTACAATAAACAGTTTATTGAATTGTATTATTGTGACATGGGTAATTTAGATATTAGGCCATTCTATCAAAAGGCAGATACCCCCCTCTTAAAAATACTaagtatttatttgtttggctgatacttttatccaaggtgacttacaacgaTTGAAATACAGTAGGTTACATTTTGCAtttggagctcaggcaggtgaagtgactcactcaCAGTCCCACAGTGTCACTAGCGAGGTTTGAACCTGCCACCTCAaactttgaagtccaaagccttaactactacacaCTGCTTGCCTACTCATTTGTACAGTGTATGTTGGTTGATAATCCATATTTGTATTGCATTGAAGACATTAAACTGGGGAATTGTAAACTTCCTTctcaatattttactttttctatATACATTCACCCTGTTTTTTTCTAATtcagttttttaatatattaataagagTACACAATCAACACCCCCTTCCCCCACTCTGTAGtgtcaacaaaacagaaaaagcataATATGAGCATGCCGCTCTGGATGGGGGCGAACTGTCGCCACGTGACCATCGGAGGACTAGGAAAAGAAGGGCTCAAAGGGAGGAAAAGAGACAAAGAGAAACATAAATAAGGGATGCATTGGAACATCAGTGCTACTGACCAGCAGCCACCCAGTCATGGGTCAGCCTGTTGTTTGTTGACTCGCTGTGcaaattaatgtttttcattATCTGAGCATCAGATAAGGTAGATTTGTCAATAGAATTATatgtgtttctaattttttttttatttaaaaccttttgtTTCATGTGCTGTGCCATATTTGGGGTCTTAGAGAGGCTGCTTTTTGTTAACAAACACACAACTACAGGGTGTTGTCAAAATAATGCAAACACTAACAAAAACAACTACAGGGTGTTGTCAAAATAATGCAAACACCACATGAAAAAGCTTAGCGTCCTGCAACCCTCAGTGAGGACCGTCTCTATCTATGTGCTCGCTTTGTGCATGCGCAGAATTCTGTCCTATTAGGTTACATGAGACAGAATGTGTGGACTCTAATAAAAgcatgtttttgattattttatgcaaagtgagtgacatactcGATAATTTCAGCTCGCACATCGTTAATACAGCAAGATATTATCATAGATGAGGCATATCGCACACTCCTATCGGCAACCATAACCACTGTGCATTTGGTAATCTGTTTACATATTTATgattttgtagaaaaaaaaaaaaagatgaatgctAGGTTTTATTCAAAatgctagttttttttctttaaaactggTGTGTTCAATCTGTACTTGTATGTAATGGtaaattgcacatttttttcaaagtaataCATAGACTCTAGGCTTGCAGTGGACACCTTTAATCAGCAATAAGATAtgtaaaagccaaaaaaaatgcCATTATTTACTTCCATTGTTAATATGCCATGTGATGTTTAACTCAATGTAGAGACACTGCTGCCAGTGTAAAGGTAGTGATATACCTGCCATATCTGggaataaagttttttttgagCCCTCTGGAATTGCATTTCATCTatgattggctcctgccttgaacAAAATGCTGCCTGGACTATCTATGGATCCCTGCAACTCTGAATTGAACGAAGCAagtttttgaatattattttagatcagctgttgtttattttaaatttctttaaatatttagagTGCTCACTGTATGAGGCATGATGATTGCAGAACATGATATGAAAGTCTTTTGTTTAGATATTGTGGCTTCAGTATTTTTATCTGCCTGGAATGTACT
The sequence above is drawn from the Erpetoichthys calabaricus chromosome 3, fErpCal1.3, whole genome shotgun sequence genome and encodes:
- the LOC114649558 gene encoding extracellular calcium-sensing receptor-like, encoding MHLVWLTAWLALYIQFTASTAPTCQLKSLRVEGLKVPGDVIIGATFPVHENKVFPNRNFNDYPGAVQCYSFSFRSYRWLHAMMYAIEEINASPALLPNITLGYSIYDSCDIIPRGIEGVLWMVSGTDEVVLNYRCYAQAPLAAVIGDSASSVSIPMTNILGIYNYPQISYFSSAMSLANRHNFPTFFRTIPNDMIQSLGLAQLVKHFGWSWVGVLADEDDYGQGLSTIFKQEAQKLGICIEFLEKVPILYSESHTHRIVEVIKTSTAKVVVVFSWETYLYPIMMEIDKQNINEKIWIASEAWSTSSALSKNQVFTMLTGSVGFAIHRGEIPGFKKYLLGLHPLKSPNDIYLRIFWEEAFKCRWKNQDILPETENSTLSCTGKEELGKLENTFLDVSNLRMTYNTYNAVYAVAYALQNLYNCQPDKGPFVGGSCAYIKNFEPWQILHYMKNVHFRTWAGEEIYFDENGDPPALYDIVNWKPTTSGDIQYIKVGSYNSSAPPGKELVLIDSAILWPGEKKQVPLSVCSESCLPGWRKATRQGQPICCFDCIPCSEGEISSHKDSTECLPCPDDQWPNERRDICVPKMVEFLSYSEPLGIVLAVLSIVISVVPKSILGLFLWYRHTPIVKANNRQLSYVLLCALTLCPLCSLIFIGKPSSASCILRQTMFAIIFALSVSCVLAKTIMVIIAFKASKPGSNLHRWVGSRLPNTIACLGTLIQAGICALWLGYAPPFPQNNMNSQVGKIILECNEGSSLAFWCMMGYMGILAIVSFVIAFLARKLPNSFNEAKFITFSMLVFVIVWLSFIPSYLSTRGKYTVAVEIFAILSSSAGLLGCIFFPKCYVILLKPERNTRDFLMGKGSSTNKKK